A single region of the Stegostoma tigrinum isolate sSteTig4 chromosome 8, sSteTig4.hap1, whole genome shotgun sequence genome encodes:
- the LOC125456616 gene encoding tumor necrosis factor ligand superfamily member 6-like yields the protein MQQNYLYPQVYMVDGNPNLNPYVPAPTWALPTMKKKRKLDWKSVGIILLLNLVLLTLAGLALGTVYVLELRKEIQEIRQGNGEQAPIAEKIVGVQNISKPPKDLRIAAHLTGDSITAGSNPLIWDDRRGHAFTRGVVYKDRGLVVNETGIFFVYSKIYFRSYTCEAKKNLEHIVFKRTDRYHKDMILMETKKINYCSEKEREWATNSYQAGITRLSKGESIYVNVSDSRLVNFDETKTFFGLYKL from the exons ATGCAACAGAACTACCTATATCCACAAGTATATATGGTGGATGGCAATCCGAACCTCAATCCTTATGTGCCTGCACCTACCTGGGCACTGCCCACaatgaagaaaaagagaaaactgGACTGGAAGTCAGTGGGCATCATACTGCTGCTGAACCTGGTCCTTTTAACCTTGGCAGGGTTGGCTCTAGGCACAGTCTACGTCCTCGAGCTGAGGAAGGAGATCCAGGAAATAAGACAG GGCAATGGAGAGCAGGCTCCAATCGCGGAGAAGATTGTGG GAGTCCAGAATATCTCAAAGCCACCCAAAGATTTAAGAATAGCTGCACACCTCACAG GAGACTCAATCACTGCAGGTTCCAACCCACTTATATGGGATGATCGGAGAGGCCATGCCTTCACCAGGGGTGTGGTTTACAAAGACAGAGGTCTAGTTGTCAATGAAACTGggattttctttgtttattccAAGATCTACTTCCGATCGTATACGTGTGAAGCCAAGAAGAATTTAGAGCATATTGTATTCAAACGAACGGACCGTTATCATAAAGACATGATTCTGATGGAAACCAAAAAAATAAACTATTGTTCCGAGAAGGAAAGGGAGTGGGCTACCAACAGCTACCAAGCAGGAATAACGCGCCTCTCTAAAGGTGAATCCATTTACGTCAATGTTTCAGATTCCAGATTAGTTAACTTTGACGAGACGAAAACTTTTTTTGGATTGTATAAACTTTAG